Proteins found in one bacterium genomic segment:
- a CDS encoding uroporphyrinogen decarboxylase family protein, whose protein sequence is MTSKERVQSVLAGKIPDRVPWGEWAVDFDTVGRILGHDTYFRAKAKSAIGFWEGRRDEVVQSWKEDGIEFFRRMDCFDIINISAMASSVAPPKNYTFEKPRKLDGNTFEFRDGAIYKFSDVTADVTKVYDPNAGKKQFTPADFDKEPVIEPPDESCFEVVDAFIGEFGRDRFLMGPSGSEVGILILGGSFEEGGGGFAHGLMEYLDNPETVKAAIRYEVAKNNLLDRHYIRHGQDAVGWGQDFSSTQGPFISPAMFREFVFPGIQARVRNIHEHFKLPVMKHACGNNNLLLDMFVEAGYDAYQSIQRTAGMDLEAIKERYGSRFVPWGGISVELLVSGTPDDVKREVAHAMEHYKPGGRYIFGSTHSIAVGTKYDNFMTMVDEFQKLRNY, encoded by the coding sequence ATGACTTCAAAAGAGCGTGTACAATCAGTGCTTGCGGGGAAAATCCCCGATAGAGTTCCGTGGGGTGAATGGGCTGTCGATTTCGATACGGTCGGCAGGATACTCGGGCATGACACCTATTTCCGTGCCAAGGCGAAATCCGCCATCGGATTCTGGGAAGGCCGCCGTGATGAGGTGGTGCAGAGCTGGAAAGAGGACGGCATCGAGTTTTTCCGCAGGATGGACTGTTTCGACATCATCAATATCTCCGCCATGGCATCGAGTGTTGCCCCGCCGAAGAATTACACGTTCGAAAAGCCCCGGAAGCTGGACGGCAACACCTTCGAATTCCGCGATGGCGCCATATACAAGTTTTCAGATGTCACCGCGGATGTCACAAAGGTTTATGACCCCAATGCAGGGAAAAAGCAGTTCACACCCGCCGATTTCGACAAAGAGCCCGTCATCGAACCGCCCGACGAGAGCTGTTTCGAGGTCGTGGATGCCTTTATCGGGGAGTTCGGGCGCGACCGTTTCCTCATGGGGCCCTCGGGCAGCGAAGTGGGAATCCTGATTCTCGGCGGCTCGTTCGAGGAGGGCGGCGGCGGCTTTGCGCATGGCCTCATGGAGTACCTCGACAATCCCGAAACGGTCAAAGCCGCAATCCGTTACGAAGTGGCGAAAAACAACCTTCTCGATAGGCATTACATCCGTCACGGCCAGGATGCCGTCGGCTGGGGGCAGGATTTCTCGAGCACCCAGGGACCGTTCATCTCTCCCGCGATGTTCCGGGAATTCGTTTTTCCCGGCATACAGGCCCGTGTAAGGAACATCCACGAACACTTCAAACTGCCCGTGATGAAACACGCCTGCGGCAACAACAACCTCCTCCTCGACATGTTCGTCGAGGCTGGCTATGATGCCTACCAGTCCATTCAGCGCACTGCGGGCATGGACCTCGAAGCAATCAAGGAGCGATACGGCTCACGGTTTGTACCATGGGGCGGAATCAGTGTCGAGCTGCTCGTTTCGGGAACGCCGGATGATGTAAAGAGGGAGGTCGCCCACGCCATGGAACACTACAAGCCGGGCGGACGGTATATATTCGGTTCGACACACTCGATTGCCGT